The Horticoccus luteus DNA window GCCTGCCGATCCGTTTCCTGACGGAGCTCAGCCAGATAGGTTTCCAGTTGTTGGCGCTGCGCCTGCAAATTTGTGATCAGAGCCGATTGTTCGGCGACGGTCTGATCGGCGCCTGCGGCGTGCGTCCGCAACCGACCGATCCAGCCAGTCGCGGACTGAGCGTTCTCGAATTCGGCGATATAGTCGCGTTGCTGGCTGACGGTTGCGGCGAGTTGGTGCACCTGTTGGTTGAGCGCGTTGACATCGTTTTGTGCGCGGCCTCCGGATTCCCGGAGCGCCGCGATGAGGGAGTTCTGCTCCCCCAGCAAGCGGGTCACGCGGGCCAGTTCGCCGTCGAAATCGTCGCGTGAAAAAAGCCCCGCTTGAAACTCCGAAATTTTGCGCCGGATCAATTCGCGATCATCGGCGTCAGAAAATGCGGGCTCGGCCTCAAGAAGCCGGAAGCGGACGATGAGCTCGACGAGCTGATGAGCCTGGCGCTCGCGGCTCCAGATGCCGCCGCCGTGCCGGCGATAGGCGGCCATGTTACGATCCAGAAAGTAGAGCGGGCCGTGGCTGGCCAGATGAAGATCCAAGAAGAGATCACATGGCCGCCGAAGAAACCAGTCGGGCAGCGGATCGTAACGATCGCGACGAAACACGAGCGAGCAGGTGGGTTCCTGCGAAAGGAGCGTGTCGAGCACATCGCGTCGTGTGAAGGTGGTCTGGGCCGACTGAAAATAGCTCTCGGAGAGGACGCGACCATCAGCGTCGACCAAGCGGGCGTTGTGGAAGCAAGCGCTGCACTCCGGGTGTCGGCGGAGAATTTCAATTTGCGCTTCCAGCTTGTCGGCTTCGATCCAAAAGTCGTCACCTTCACAAAGGGCGACGAATTCGCCGCGACTTTCGCGGCCGAGCAGGCGGAGAGGAGAGAGGCCTGCGCTCCATTGGTTTTGGGTCTGAAGAATCGGTCGGATGATGTTTGGATAACGGGCCGCATAGTCGCGGATGATGGCTTGGGTGTCATCGGTGGACGCATCGTCGTGGATGATGATCTCCACCGGGAAGGTGGTTGCTTGGCGCAGGAAGCCTTCGAGACATTCCGACAAGAACGCCGCGTGGTTGAAGGTCACGCAAAACACGGTCACGACCGGCGGTGTGCCCGCCGGCCAGGTTTGTTGAGCGAGCGGTAGAGGGCGGAGAGTGGTCGACGTCACTTGCGGTGCAGCACTACAGCGGATTACGGAAAGTAAAGCAGGCCTTTTCGAAGGAGAAGTTGGGGGCAGAATTGGAATCAGCCTTGGCCAGACCGGGCCGAGGCGTTTAAGTTGCGCGATGCATTACACGGACGAAGAACTGCGGGCATTGGGGCTCCAGTTTGGCGATCACGTCTCCATCCATCGCACGGTTGAGTTTTTCCGTCCGGAGCGGATCCGGTTGGGTTCTCATGTGCGGATTGATTGCTTCAGCGTGTTGTCTGCGGCCGAACCACTGGTCGTTGGAAGCCACGTGCACCTCGCAGCGGGCGTGATGATCTTTGGCAGCGAAGGGGTCGAGATTGGCGATTTCGCCGGGCTGTCCAGCCGGGTCGCCGTTTACACAGCTTCGGATGATTATGTGGGAGGCCATCTTACGAATCCGACGGTGCCGGAAAAGTATAGGAAAGTGAGCCGCGGCAAAGTGCGTATCGAGCCCCACACCATCGTGGGCAGCGGTAGCGTGATCTTGCCCGGAGTCACACTCGGGCGCGGCGCTTCAGTTGGTGCACTGACTTTGGTGCGGAAGGACGTGCCCGCATGCCAGATTGTCGCCGGAAACCCAGCGCGGGTTTTGGGCCAGAGGGACGCGGAGAAGCTCGCCGTGCTAGAGGCAGAATTCCTGCGCGAAGAGAGGGGGAAGTAAGCTTCAGCGCGCGGCCGCGTGTGCCACCATCGTTTTTATCAATCCGCAGATGGCAGCAATATCGTCGAGTCCCACCGATTGGCCGGTGGGCAAGACCATGACCCCTTGTGCGACCCGTTCGGTGACTGGTAGATGACGCCAGGCGTTAGGTTGAAGTGTGATGTAGGGCTCCATGCGGTGGCAGCCGGGCCAGAAGTATTTTCGAGCGAGGATGTTGTTGGCGTGCAGGTGCCGAACCAATTCGTCGCGGCCAACCGGGCAGAGGGCTGGATCGACCTGAACGACGACGTATTGGTAGTTATTCGCTTCGGTCGGCGGATAATCGATAAGCGCGATCCCAGGGGTGCCGCGGAGATTGCTTTGATAAGCCAGGTAGTTGCGGCGGTTGATCGCGATCAGGTCCGCCACGCTCTCCAAACTCGTAAGACCCATGGCGGCACAAATTTCGGTCATCTTGCCATTGACTCCGAGGTGGACCACGCGGTCGAAGTCGAGGAAGCCGAAGTTGCGCATGAGCCGCATTTTTTCCGCGAGCGCGTCATTGTTCGTGACGACGGCGCCGCCTTCAAAGCTGTTGAGAAACTTGGTCGCGTGAAAGCTAAACACTTCGCAGTCGCCGAGCCCTCCGATGAGGCGTCCGTTGTGAGAAGAGCAACCGAACGCGTGGGCGGCGTCATACATCAATTTGAGCCCGTGCTTCTTCGCGAGATGAGCGAGAGCGGCGTCATCGCACGCGCGGCCCCAAACGTGCACTCCGACTATGCCGGAGGTGCGCGGGGTGATCAGGCGTTCGACCGAGTTGGGATCAATATTGTGCGTGCCGGGATCGATGTCCGCGAAAACAGGTGTGATACCTTGCCATTGAAGCGCGTGGGCGGTGGCGACGAAGGTGAACGCAGGCACGATGACCTCGCCTGAGAGACCCAGCGCCTGGCTGGCGATTTCCAGCGCCACGGTGGCGTTGCACATCGCGACGCAGTGTTTGACGCCGATAAAGTCGGCGACGCTGTGCTCAAATTGTTGGACGAGGGGACCGTTGTTGGTGAACCACCGGCGGTCGAGCATGCTGCCGACGCGGGACAGGAAGGCCTCGCGGTCGCCGATATTAGGGCGGCCGACGTGCAATGGTTCGGGAAACAGAGGCTGGCCTTCAGACATGGTGTGCGAACGGTGAAAGACATTTACCCGGCTGCAAACGACAGCGGGGTCTCGAGGTGGACCGGGCCGTGGATCCCCAGATTGAATTGTGGGAGGATTTCAATAAAAGCGCTGAAGCTGAGCAAGTCGGCGGCGGTGGAGCGACTGAAGTCCAGCGTGCCTCCGGGAAACACGGCATCATCGGGAAAAATGAAGAGGCCGGAAAAAAGTGCGTAGCGGCCGGCGACGAGCGGGAATTTCACCTGCATGGTGAGCACCTCTTCCGCGCCCGGCTTCAGCCTGAGGCGATGTTGATGGGTGCGATCGGTGCATGAAAGCAATTCCACGCCTTGCAAGCTCATGCAGGTGACGCTGAGCCGAAAAAGGCCATCAAACTCGCGATCACTGCCGACGACATAAACGGCTGTCACCTCTTGGTCCCAAGTGAGTTCGGTGGTTCGTTTCCCGTCTGCATCGAGCAGAAAAAAATTTCTGATTTGCACGCGTCCGTTGCCGCGCCGGCTCAGTCGCGCGTTTTTCTGGAATTCGGCGCGGCTTTCCCGCAGGAGAACGGAAGAACGATTCTTTGCCGTGTTGCTGACGGACTCCTGTTGCACCGGCGCCGACTCCTGATACTCCATCCCCATGGCCCGGGCACAATCCCGGGCATAAGCGGCACATACATCGTTAGCTACGCCTTGCGCTTGCGGGATACCGTGGTCGAGCCACAGCGCCTGCTGACAGAAGGCGCGCACCGTTCCGATGTCGTGCGAGACAAAAAGAATGGTGCAGCCCGCGGCCTGGATGGAGCGCAGCCGCGCAAAGCATTTGGCTTGAAAAGGGGCATCGCCGACCGAAAGCGCCTCGTCGACGATCAAAATGTCCGGTTCCACCGCAGTCTGCACGGCGAACGCCAGTCGCATCATCATGCCGCTGGAATACGTTTTCACCGGCTGATCCATGAAGTCGCCGATGTCGGCGAAATCGGCGATGCCGTCGAAGCGGGTTTCCATTTCCGCGCGCGAGTAGCCGAGCACGGCACCGCTCAGGTGAACGTTTTCTCGCCCGGTGAAATCGGGGTTAAAGCCGCTGCCGAGCTCGAGAAGTGCAGCGACTTTACCTCTCAATTTCACGTCGCCGGTCGTCGGCTGAAGCGTGCCGGCGATGATTTGCAAAAGAGTCGATTTCCCAGAGCCATTGCGGCCCAGAATCCCGACACTCTCGCCTCGGTGAATGACGATCGACACTTCCTGCAGCGCGGCGAAATCGCGATAACTTTGGGCGGCCCGCGCCTCCCAC harbors:
- a CDS encoding glycosyltransferase codes for the protein MTSTTLRPLPLAQQTWPAGTPPVVTVFCVTFNHAAFLSECLEGFLRQATTFPVEIIIHDDASTDDTQAIIRDYAARYPNIIRPILQTQNQWSAGLSPLRLLGRESRGEFVALCEGDDFWIEADKLEAQIEILRRHPECSACFHNARLVDADGRVLSESYFQSAQTTFTRRDVLDTLLSQEPTCSLVFRRDRYDPLPDWFLRRPCDLFLDLHLASHGPLYFLDRNMAAYRRHGGGIWSRERQAHQLVELIVRFRLLEAEPAFSDADDRELIRRKISEFQAGLFSRDDFDGELARVTRLLGEQNSLIAALRESGGRAQNDVNALNQQVHQLAATVSQQRDYIAEFENAQSATGWIGRLRTHAAGADQTVAEQSALITNLQAQRQQLETYLAELRQETDRQAAVGDEQLRYIRSLETQRDELTSAEGPLVQLRTRVARQDEIIAEQTAFITTLQNERERLERHLAETQREVSRLQNVSREQAEHIRTLEVQRNELTKAR
- a CDS encoding acyltransferase yields the protein MHYTDEELRALGLQFGDHVSIHRTVEFFRPERIRLGSHVRIDCFSVLSAAEPLVVGSHVHLAAGVMIFGSEGVEIGDFAGLSSRVAVYTASDDYVGGHLTNPTVPEKYRKVSRGKVRIEPHTIVGSGSVILPGVTLGRGASVGALTLVRKDVPACQIVAGNPARVLGQRDAEKLAVLEAEFLREERGK
- a CDS encoding DegT/DnrJ/EryC1/StrS family aminotransferase, with protein sequence MSEGQPLFPEPLHVGRPNIGDREAFLSRVGSMLDRRWFTNNGPLVQQFEHSVADFIGVKHCVAMCNATVALEIASQALGLSGEVIVPAFTFVATAHALQWQGITPVFADIDPGTHNIDPNSVERLITPRTSGIVGVHVWGRACDDAALAHLAKKHGLKLMYDAAHAFGCSSHNGRLIGGLGDCEVFSFHATKFLNSFEGGAVVTNNDALAEKMRLMRNFGFLDFDRVVHLGVNGKMTEICAAMGLTSLESVADLIAINRRNYLAYQSNLRGTPGIALIDYPPTEANNYQYVVVQVDPALCPVGRDELVRHLHANNILARKYFWPGCHRMEPYITLQPNAWRHLPVTERVAQGVMVLPTGQSVGLDDIAAICGLIKTMVAHAAAR
- a CDS encoding polysaccharide ABC transporter ATP-binding protein: MSIVIHRGESVGILGRNGSGKSTLLQIIAGTLQPTTGDVKLRGKVAALLELGSGFNPDFTGRENVHLSGAVLGYSRAEMETRFDGIADFADIGDFMDQPVKTYSSGMMMRLAFAVQTAVEPDILIVDEALSVGDAPFQAKCFARLRSIQAAGCTILFVSHDIGTVRAFCQQALWLDHGIPQAQGVANDVCAAYARDCARAMGMEYQESAPVQQESVSNTAKNRSSVLLRESRAEFQKNARLSRRGNGRVQIRNFFLLDADGKRTTELTWDQEVTAVYVVGSDREFDGLFRLSVTCMSLQGVELLSCTDRTHQHRLRLKPGAEEVLTMQVKFPLVAGRYALFSGLFIFPDDAVFPGGTLDFSRSTAADLLSFSAFIEILPQFNLGIHGPVHLETPLSFAAG